One Gimesia aquarii DNA segment encodes these proteins:
- a CDS encoding RNA polymerase sigma factor — protein sequence MTEDDQLMIRIQSGDLRAFDELVDKYQGPLIGFFFRNIRDSQLSEDLSQETLLRVYNQSWDYIPQGRFRGWMYRVARNLMIDSIRRQSHDALVKAYTGKKTDEDDSLNRLASEVVSPEEKANIKELALIVDELLGTIPEDQRLTFTLHHYSELTLNEVAEVMETNLATAKSRLRLAREKLREKLKLMGVTGSQQNEV from the coding sequence ATGACAGAAGACGATCAATTAATGATCCGAATCCAAAGTGGTGACCTGCGCGCGTTCGATGAACTAGTGGATAAATATCAGGGACCATTGATTGGTTTTTTCTTTAGAAATATTCGAGATTCGCAACTCTCAGAAGATCTTTCTCAGGAAACGCTCCTTAGAGTCTATAATCAGTCGTGGGACTATATACCTCAAGGCCGATTTCGCGGTTGGATGTACAGGGTCGCTCGGAACCTGATGATCGATAGTATTCGTCGTCAATCACATGACGCACTAGTGAAAGCTTACACCGGTAAGAAAACAGATGAAGATGATTCCCTCAACCGGCTGGCAAGCGAAGTGGTTTCACCAGAAGAGAAAGCCAATATCAAAGAATTGGCATTGATTGTGGATGAACTGCTGGGAACAATTCCAGAGGACCAGCGTTTAACATTTACTCTGCACCATTATTCAGAGCTGACCCTCAATGAAGTGGCTGAAGTAATGGAGACAAATCTGGCAACAGCGAAAAGCCGCCTACGACTGGCACGAGAAAAATTACGCGAGAAATTAAAGCTTATGGGTGTGACTGGCTCACAACAGAATGAAGTATAA
- a CDS encoding sugar phosphate isomerase/epimerase family protein, which translates to MKFAICQELFVDWDWEKQCNLIAEIGYKGIELAPFAFADRPSDISAEQRAAIRKTAEDRDLEIIGLHWLLAKTEGLHLTTNNTEIKKNTADYLIELGNLCADLGGDLMVFGSPFQRDIEEGMSAEQAYENAAEVFQNSLPAIAERGVRICMEPLTTKETNFINTCADAMKLIDMVQADNFVLHQDVKAMLGAETESIPELIQKYDTKVGHFHVNDSNLLGPGMGETDYHPIFKALKESRYRGWISVEVFDYEPGAELIARDSFRYMKDVWESV; encoded by the coding sequence ATGAAGTTTGCGATTTGCCAGGAATTGTTTGTTGATTGGGACTGGGAAAAACAATGTAATCTGATTGCCGAAATCGGCTACAAAGGAATTGAATTAGCGCCATTCGCTTTTGCAGACCGCCCCTCAGATATTTCTGCAGAACAACGAGCTGCAATCCGCAAAACTGCTGAAGACCGTGATTTGGAAATCATTGGTCTGCATTGGCTTCTGGCAAAAACAGAAGGGTTACACTTGACCACTAACAATACGGAGATCAAAAAAAACACAGCAGACTATCTCATCGAGCTGGGGAATCTTTGTGCCGATCTTGGTGGTGACTTAATGGTGTTTGGTTCTCCTTTTCAACGCGATATTGAAGAAGGCATGTCAGCCGAGCAAGCATACGAAAATGCCGCAGAAGTTTTCCAAAACAGCCTACCTGCAATTGCAGAGCGCGGTGTGCGTATTTGCATGGAACCACTCACAACCAAAGAAACCAATTTTATAAATACCTGTGCAGATGCCATGAAGCTGATTGATATGGTTCAAGCCGATAATTTTGTTTTACATCAAGATGTGAAAGCTATGTTGGGTGCAGAAACAGAATCCATTCCTGAATTAATTCAGAAGTATGATACAAAAGTAGGGCACTTTCATGTGAATGATTCTAACCTCCTGGGACCAGGAATGGGCGAGACAGATTATCATCCCATCTTTAAAGCGCTGAAGGAAAGTCGCTATCGAGGATGGATCTCTGTTGAAGTTTTTGATTATGAACCAGGCGCAGAATTGATCGCGCGCGATAGTTTTCGTTACATGAAAGATGTCTGGGAAAGCGTCTGA
- a CDS encoding Gfo/Idh/MocA family protein gives MEKIKVGQIGVGHPHAGGKMQALRKSAEYDVVGVVEPNAQLRNYAESTGIYKDLPFLTEEQLLNVKGLQAVAVETQVPDLLQTAEKCIAAGKHIHLDKPAGFSLPHFKRILDQAAQKHLLIQMGYMYRYNPGVVLLRDLLKKGWLGEPFEVHTVISKKMDKVSRAKLEPQPGGMMFELGCHVIDLVVQILGRPDQVTPFSQHASVIKDTLQDNMLAVFTYPKAIATVKSSCNEVNGFNRRHIVVCGSEGTFHLQPFGRPAASLTLENARGKYRKGQQSIEFPRYTRYIDDVADMARVIRREKDLDFSYQHDYFVQECVLKSAGLPVS, from the coding sequence GTGGAAAAAATTAAAGTCGGACAAATTGGCGTGGGGCATCCTCACGCCGGAGGAAAAATGCAGGCCTTACGTAAGTCAGCGGAATATGATGTGGTTGGCGTCGTCGAACCCAATGCACAACTGCGAAATTATGCTGAATCGACGGGCATCTATAAAGACCTGCCCTTTCTAACGGAAGAACAACTGCTGAACGTCAAGGGGCTCCAAGCGGTTGCAGTAGAAACACAGGTACCCGACCTGTTACAGACGGCTGAAAAATGTATTGCTGCAGGTAAACACATTCACCTTGATAAACCAGCGGGATTCTCGTTACCCCACTTTAAACGAATTCTTGATCAGGCAGCACAAAAACATCTGCTGATTCAGATGGGCTATATGTACCGTTATAACCCCGGGGTTGTACTATTAAGAGATCTCTTGAAAAAAGGTTGGCTTGGTGAACCTTTTGAAGTCCATACGGTGATCAGTAAAAAAATGGACAAAGTCAGTCGCGCTAAATTAGAACCACAACCAGGTGGTATGATGTTTGAGCTGGGCTGTCATGTGATTGATCTTGTCGTTCAGATTTTGGGAAGGCCAGACCAGGTAACCCCTTTCTCACAACATGCCTCTGTCATCAAAGATACGCTTCAGGATAATATGCTGGCAGTCTTTACTTATCCAAAGGCAATCGCAACAGTCAAATCCAGTTGTAATGAAGTCAATGGTTTCAATCGAAGACATATTGTTGTGTGCGGGTCAGAGGGAACGTTCCATCTCCAACCATTCGGAAGACCGGCTGCCAGTTTAACTCTCGAAAACGCGCGGGGAAAATATCGTAAAGGACAACAGTCAATCGAATTTCCTCGTTATACTCGCTATATCGATGATGTCGCTGATATGGCGCGAGTGATTCGTCGCGAAAAAGATTTAGACTTTTCCTATCAACATGACTACTTCGTGCAGGAATGCGTGCTCAAATCAGCGGGGCTGCCAGTCAGTTAA
- a CDS encoding PspA/IM30 family protein produces the protein MSYFSRLTDIVTCNLTQLLKNAADPVIEIEQIIAEMKEGIAGANRSVKTAITNKQAIQKELQEHQEQISQWKEAAKNALAAGEEVEARNSLVRKKEIEDLMAGLEQQHAAALATCEHLTTTLHALEARLAEAKRKQLELTDSHGLSESPAQATSEAPASASSLSPSRSEQIESELAALKRELDQS, from the coding sequence ATGAGCTATTTTAGTCGGCTCACTGACATCGTTACCTGTAATCTAACTCAATTACTTAAAAATGCAGCAGATCCTGTCATTGAAATCGAGCAGATTATTGCTGAGATGAAAGAGGGTATCGCGGGCGCTAACCGTAGCGTAAAAACAGCAATTACCAATAAACAGGCGATCCAGAAGGAACTGCAGGAACACCAGGAGCAAATTTCACAGTGGAAAGAAGCCGCTAAGAACGCGTTAGCGGCCGGTGAGGAAGTAGAAGCACGAAATTCGCTGGTCCGAAAAAAGGAAATCGAAGACTTAATGGCAGGGCTAGAGCAGCAACATGCGGCAGCTTTAGCCACTTGCGAACATTTGACAACGACCTTACATGCTCTGGAAGCAAGACTCGCTGAAGCAAAACGAAAACAACTGGAGTTAACAGACTCCCATGGACTATCTGAATCTCCTGCACAAGCGACCTCTGAAGCACCAGCATCTGCATCCAGCTTGTCTCCATCACGCTCAGAGCAAATTGAATCGGAATTAGCAGCATTGAAGCGCGAATTAGATCAATCCTAA
- a CDS encoding BPSS1187 family protein, whose protein sequence is MNLKSLLVFIVLTQLLSNSLGAEEDRKLDYTDPKPQEYKLEARASEIDPRTKEHPELGYVFKSGGKVQDLEHAVVDTRVKPRGKLVIWLMGYNSQLFDRLSSYGLHAIQVHYANRWFSKVCREQPVGESCRGNVRLEAATGENFSNQVDIPKPDGMKERALQFVKWLAKKNPQGKWDFYLTPDGNDLRWEDVIMAGSSHGSTTAARFAKHQKVGRVVMFCGPRDQLQNWQTLPSATPTNRYFGFSHVLDGGWTADHYCRSWELIGLHKYGPIVNVDKAKPPYANTRRLITDFDVKKNTRRAHSSVVPGGNAGKDAKGKYIHEQVWKYLFTHPIEKTGKPVLMDPRCNKNQRGS, encoded by the coding sequence ATGAATTTGAAATCGTTGCTTGTATTCATAGTGCTCACGCAATTGCTTAGCAATAGCCTTGGGGCTGAGGAAGATCGGAAACTCGACTATACCGATCCCAAGCCACAAGAATACAAACTGGAAGCTCGTGCCAGCGAAATAGATCCGCGCACGAAAGAACATCCAGAACTCGGCTATGTTTTTAAATCTGGTGGTAAGGTACAGGATCTTGAACATGCCGTTGTCGATACTAGAGTGAAACCACGTGGCAAACTGGTTATCTGGCTGATGGGCTATAACAGCCAACTTTTTGATCGACTCTCCAGCTATGGTCTACACGCAATACAAGTACACTACGCTAACCGCTGGTTTTCAAAAGTCTGCCGTGAACAACCAGTGGGAGAATCCTGCCGAGGTAATGTGCGACTGGAAGCAGCAACCGGCGAAAATTTCAGCAATCAGGTTGACATTCCCAAACCGGATGGCATGAAAGAACGCGCATTGCAGTTTGTGAAGTGGCTAGCGAAAAAGAATCCGCAAGGCAAATGGGATTTTTATCTGACACCGGACGGAAACGATTTGCGCTGGGAAGATGTCATCATGGCCGGTAGTTCTCATGGCTCAACGACCGCCGCCCGTTTTGCTAAACATCAGAAGGTCGGACGCGTGGTGATGTTTTGCGGCCCGCGAGATCAGTTGCAGAACTGGCAAACACTCCCTTCCGCAACACCCACCAATCGCTATTTCGGTTTTTCGCATGTACTGGACGGCGGCTGGACTGCAGATCATTACTGCCGTTCCTGGGAACTGATTGGCCTGCACAAATATGGTCCAATCGTCAATGTCGATAAAGCAAAGCCCCCATATGCGAACACACGACGGTTGATTACGGACTTTGATGTGAAGAAAAATACCCGCCGCGCCCACTCGTCTGTAGTTCCCGGTGGCAATGCCGGCAAAGATGCGAAAGGGAAATACATTCACGAACAAGTCTGGAAATATCTCTTTACACACCCAATCGAAAAAACAGGAAAACCGGTCCTTATGGATCCGCGGTGTAATAAGAATCAACGCGGAAGTTAA
- a CDS encoding lactate racemase domain-containing protein — MSITETVKVELNYGYTREFQCEIPTERLIWYQQAPPPLEDVPLKTQHVLNNPLELPPLDLAVIPGDKITIVVDRETPVVDEIINSVWDFFSDCGIEAADVTILQAQSGSLNLQQKLMDSVNPELKQDAQWVIHEPESKEGLGYLGTSASGERIYLSKHLLEADFILPIELVSYDPLIGYAGGGSLLYPEFSSQEAVIKSRGQSHRELTPAESRPLRQLIDEVGWMLGLQYSLQVIPSAGQGASEIVFGGIEATFRKGKELLDQYWKLEPSYKAEVVVVAVECGPAGHAWTQLGRVLETARNLVSQDGRIVLLTEIDEPFGEGMQILSGCLEPLDAIKPLRDRQSNDLVTATQMALAADWALICLLSKAKTDDVEDLFIIPLEDEAEVRRLLQTDETISIIASAQHAYGQLKQE, encoded by the coding sequence GTGTCGATCACGGAAACCGTCAAAGTCGAACTGAACTACGGGTATACTCGAGAGTTCCAATGCGAAATCCCGACAGAGAGGCTGATTTGGTACCAGCAGGCGCCTCCACCTTTGGAAGATGTTCCGCTGAAAACACAACATGTATTAAATAATCCACTGGAGTTACCCCCACTTGACTTAGCAGTGATCCCCGGGGATAAAATCACGATTGTCGTTGACCGTGAAACTCCAGTAGTCGATGAAATCATTAATTCCGTATGGGATTTTTTTTCAGACTGTGGAATCGAAGCCGCCGATGTGACAATCTTACAAGCACAATCTGGCTCACTCAATCTGCAGCAAAAATTAATGGATTCGGTGAATCCGGAGTTAAAGCAAGATGCGCAATGGGTTATACATGAACCTGAGTCGAAAGAAGGGCTCGGCTACCTGGGAACCTCGGCAAGTGGGGAACGCATTTACCTCTCAAAACATTTGCTGGAAGCGGACTTCATACTTCCGATTGAACTTGTCAGCTACGACCCACTTATAGGATACGCAGGAGGCGGCAGTTTACTCTATCCCGAGTTCTCTTCGCAAGAAGCCGTCATAAAGAGCAGAGGCCAATCACATCGTGAACTGACTCCTGCAGAGAGCAGGCCCCTGCGTCAGCTCATAGACGAAGTCGGTTGGATGCTGGGGCTGCAATATAGCTTGCAGGTCATTCCATCTGCCGGTCAGGGCGCCTCAGAAATCGTGTTCGGCGGTATCGAAGCCACTTTTCGAAAAGGCAAAGAACTTCTCGATCAATATTGGAAGTTAGAACCAAGTTACAAAGCAGAAGTGGTAGTGGTTGCCGTTGAGTGTGGACCAGCAGGCCATGCGTGGACTCAATTGGGGCGTGTTTTAGAAACCGCCAGAAATCTGGTATCTCAGGATGGGCGCATTGTACTGCTCACTGAGATTGATGAGCCGTTCGGTGAAGGGATGCAAATTCTATCAGGTTGTCTTGAACCTCTCGACGCCATTAAACCGCTTCGTGATAGACAGTCCAATGATCTCGTAACGGCTACTCAGATGGCGCTCGCCGCAGACTGGGCACTGATTTGTCTGTTGAGTAAAGCTAAAACCGATGATGTTGAGGATCTGTTTATTATTCCACTCGAGGACGAAGCAGAAGTTCGACGCCTATTACAAACAGATGAAACCATTTCCATTATCGCCTCGGCCCAACATGCCTATGGGCAACTCAAGCAAGAATAA